GAGCGCCACGAGCGCCCCCGCCTCGGCCGCCGCCTCCCGCTTCGCGCGCGAGAGCGTGCCGAACTCCTGGGACCCGGAGCAGTCCAGCGCGATCACGACCGTGAGCTCGCGCTCCTCGTCGAAGCGCTTCACGAACGGGCGGCCGGCGCGCGCCGTGACGTTCCAGTCGATCGCGCGCACGTCGTCGCCGGGAACGTACTCGCGCACCTCGGCGAACTCGAGCCCCTGCCCGCGGTACGCGCTCCGGTAGGCACCCGAGAAGACCTCCTCGACCGCCCTCCGGCTCCGGATCGTGAGCCGGCGGACCTGCGCGAGGAGCTCGGGGGTGATCACGGCACTTCGACGCGGGCGAGAAGCCGCCGGCTCACCTCGTCGACGGGGACTCCCTCGGCTTCGGCCTCGTACGTGAGGAGAATGCGATGGCGGAAGACGTCCGGGGCGAGCGCCTTCACGTCGTCCGGCGTGACGTAGGCGCGCCCCTCGAGGAACGCGTGCGCGCGCGACGCCCTGGCGAGCGCCAGGGTGGCGCGAGGCGAGGCGCCGTACTGGATGAGCGGACGGAGATCGAGCCCGAACCGCTCGGGCTCGCGCGTGGCGTGGACCAGATCCACGATGTAGCGGCGAATCCGGTCGTCCAGGTAGACGCCGTTCGCGAGATGCCGCGACGCGAGGATCGTCTTCACGTCGACCACGGGGCGAGGCGGCGGAGGCGGCTCTCCTCCCATGCGGTCGAGGATCGCGCCCTCCTCGTCGGGGCTCGGATAGCCCACGCGGATCTTGAGGAGGAAGCGGTCCATCTGGGCCTCGGGGAGCGGATAGGTCCCCTCCTGCTCGATCGGGTTCTGCGTCGCGAGCACCCAGAAGAGATCCCCGAGCGGATACGTGGTGTCTCCGATCGTGACCTGCCGCTCCTGCATGGCCTCGAGGAGCGCGCTCTGCACCTTCGCGGGCGCGCGATTGACCTCGTCGGCGAGGAGGATCTGCGTGAACACGGGACCGAGCTTCGGAGTGAAGGTGCCGTTTCGCGGATCGAAGACCAGCGTGCCGGTGAGATCCGCCGGAAGGAGGTCGGGCGTGAATTGCACCCGGTGGAACGTGGCGTCGATCGCCTGCGCCACGGTCTTCACCGCGAGCGTCTTCGCGAGTCCGGGCACGCCCTCGAGGAGGAGGTGTCCGTCCGCGAGGAGCCCGATCAGGATCCGCCGGACCATCTCCCGCTGGCCGACGATCGTTCCCTCGATCTCCCGGAGGAGCGTGGCGACGAAGGCGCTGCCCTCGCGAACCCGCGCGGTGCGTTCCTCGAGGGTCAGCTCGGCCATCGATGGAGCCGCGGGGCGCTCAGGCGGGACGCCGCGCGTAGAGGGGGAATGCCGCGCAGAGATCGGCGACCTGGGCGCGGATCTTCGCGAGCGAGGAGGGCTCGGCCCGCTTCTGGATGGCCTCGTCGATCCATCCCGCGATGCGGCGGAACTCGTCCTCCGCCATGCCTCGCGTCGTCACCGCGGCGGTGCCGATGCGGATTCCGCTCGTCACGGCGGGAGGACGCGGGTCGTTCGGGACCGCGTTCT
This window of the Candidatus Eisenbacteria bacterium genome carries:
- a CDS encoding MoxR family ATPase; its protein translation is MAELTLEERTARVREGSAFVATLLREIEGTIVGQREMVRRILIGLLADGHLLLEGVPGLAKTLAVKTVAQAIDATFHRVQFTPDLLPADLTGTLVFDPRNGTFTPKLGPVFTQILLADEVNRAPAKVQSALLEAMQERQVTIGDTTYPLGDLFWVLATQNPIEQEGTYPLPEAQMDRFLLKIRVGYPSPDEEGAILDRMGGEPPPPPRPVVDVKTILASRHLANGVYLDDRIRRYIVDLVHATREPERFGLDLRPLIQYGASPRATLALARASRAHAFLEGRAYVTPDDVKALAPDVFRHRILLTYEAEAEGVPVDEVSRRLLARVEVP
- a CDS encoding serine hydroxymethyltransferase (catalyzes the reaction of glycine with 5,10-methylenetetrahydrofolate to form L-serine and tetrahydrofolate) gives rise to the protein NAVPNDPRPPAVTSGIRIGTAAVTTRGMAEDEFRRIAGWIDEAIQKRAEPSSLAKIRAQVADLCAAFPLYARRPA